A genomic segment from Echeneis naucrates chromosome 20, fEcheNa1.1, whole genome shotgun sequence encodes:
- the olfm3a gene encoding noelin-3a isoform X2, which produces MRVLVSVLYPVLSLSIFGLYPSMTIVPKEGWQVYSSAQDADGRCICTVVAPEQSLCSRDAKSRQLRQLLEKVQNMSQSIEVLNLRTQRDFQYVMKMENQMKGLRTKFRQIEDDRKSIMARNFQELKDKMDELRPLIPVLEQYKMDAALISQFKEEIRDLSAVLTGIQEELGAYDYDELYQRVLRLDSRLRSCMGKLTCGKLMKITGPVTIKTSGTRFGAWMTDPLASSRNNRVWYMDSYTNSKIVHEYKTMDDFVVGVVSRTYSLPFKWEGTNHIVYNGSLYYNKYQSNIIVKYSFDTGTVLAQRALEFAGFHNMYPYTWGGYSDIDVMADELGMWVVYATNQNAGNVVVSQIDPDTLQVLKTWNTEYSKRNAGESFMICGTLYITNSHLSGAKVYYAFSTKTSTYEYMDIPFHNQYFHISMLDYNARERSLYAWNNGHQERV; this is translated from the exons ACTATTGTCCCAAAGGAGGGCTGGCAGGTTTACAGCTCGGCCCAGGATGCTGATGGGCGCTGCATCTGCACAGTGGTGGCACCTGAACAGAGCCTGTGCTCCAGAGATGCCAAGAGCAGACAACTCCGCCAGCTACTAGAGAAG GTGCAGAACATGTCTCAGTCCATTGAGGTGCTGAACCTGCGAACACAGAGGGATTTTCAATATGTCATGAAGATGGAGAACCAGATGAAGGGCCTAAGGACCAAGTTCAGACAGATTGAGGATGACAGGAAATCCATTATGGCTAGGAACTTCCAG GAGCTTAAGGACAAAATGGACGAGCTGAGGCCGTTGATCCCCGTGCTGGAGCAGTACAAGATGGATGCTGCACTCATTTCACAGTTCAAGGAGGAGATCAGAGACCTGTCAGCAGTGTTGACAGGAATCCAGGAAGAACTGGGGGCCTATGACTATGATGAGCTCTACCAACGAGTCCTGCGACTGGACAGCAGGCTTCGCAGCTGCATGGGCAAATTAA cGTGTggaaaattaatgaaaatcaCTGGACCCGTTACAATAAAGACATCTGGAACTCGGTTTGGGGCATGGATGACTGATCCTCTAGCATCTTCAAGAAACAACAGG GTTTGGTATATGGACAGTTACACCAACAGCAAGATCGTGCATGAGTATAAGACAATGGATGATTTTGTAGTGGGAGTGGTTTCTCGAACCTACAGCCTCCCCTTTAAATGGGAGGGAACCAATCACATTGTGTACAATGGATCACTTTATTACAACAAATATCAGAGCAACATTATTGTCAAGTACAGTTTCGATACAGGCACTGTGCTGGCCCAGCGAGCCTTGGAGTTTGCTGGCTTCCATAACATGTATCCATATACATGGGGAGGATATTCTGACATCGATGTCATGGCTGATGAACTGGGAATGTGGGTTGTGTACGCGACAAATCAAAATGCTGGAAATGTTGTCGTCTCTCAGATTGACCCTGACACCTTACAGGTCTTGAAAACATGGAACACAGAATACTCAAAAAGAAATGCCGGTGAATCATTCATGATCTGTGGGACACTCTACATCACTAACTCTCACCTGTCAGGAGCAAAGGTTTACTACGCCTTCTCCACCAAGACTTCAACTTATGAATACATGGACATTCCTTTCCACAACCAGTACTTTCACATCTCCATGCTTGACTACAATGCCAGAGAGAGATCACTGTACGCTTGGAATAACGGACACCAG GAACGGGTATAA
- the olfm3a gene encoding noelin-3a isoform X1, with protein sequence MRVLVSVLYPVLSLSIFGLYPSMTIVPKEGWQVYSSAQDADGRCICTVVAPEQSLCSRDAKSRQLRQLLEKVQNMSQSIEVLNLRTQRDFQYVMKMENQMKGLRTKFRQIEDDRKSIMARNFQELKDKMDELRPLIPVLEQYKMDAALISQFKEEIRDLSAVLTGIQEELGAYDYDELYQRVLRLDSRLRSCMGKLTCGKLMKITGPVTIKTSGTRFGAWMTDPLASSRNNRVWYMDSYTNSKIVHEYKTMDDFVVGVVSRTYSLPFKWEGTNHIVYNGSLYYNKYQSNIIVKYSFDTGTVLAQRALEFAGFHNMYPYTWGGYSDIDVMADELGMWVVYATNQNAGNVVVSQIDPDTLQVLKTWNTEYSKRNAGESFMICGTLYITNSHLSGAKVYYAFSTKTSTYEYMDIPFHNQYFHISMLDYNARERSLYAWNNGHQVIFNVTLFHVIKTDDYS encoded by the exons ACTATTGTCCCAAAGGAGGGCTGGCAGGTTTACAGCTCGGCCCAGGATGCTGATGGGCGCTGCATCTGCACAGTGGTGGCACCTGAACAGAGCCTGTGCTCCAGAGATGCCAAGAGCAGACAACTCCGCCAGCTACTAGAGAAG GTGCAGAACATGTCTCAGTCCATTGAGGTGCTGAACCTGCGAACACAGAGGGATTTTCAATATGTCATGAAGATGGAGAACCAGATGAAGGGCCTAAGGACCAAGTTCAGACAGATTGAGGATGACAGGAAATCCATTATGGCTAGGAACTTCCAG GAGCTTAAGGACAAAATGGACGAGCTGAGGCCGTTGATCCCCGTGCTGGAGCAGTACAAGATGGATGCTGCACTCATTTCACAGTTCAAGGAGGAGATCAGAGACCTGTCAGCAGTGTTGACAGGAATCCAGGAAGAACTGGGGGCCTATGACTATGATGAGCTCTACCAACGAGTCCTGCGACTGGACAGCAGGCTTCGCAGCTGCATGGGCAAATTAA cGTGTggaaaattaatgaaaatcaCTGGACCCGTTACAATAAAGACATCTGGAACTCGGTTTGGGGCATGGATGACTGATCCTCTAGCATCTTCAAGAAACAACAGG GTTTGGTATATGGACAGTTACACCAACAGCAAGATCGTGCATGAGTATAAGACAATGGATGATTTTGTAGTGGGAGTGGTTTCTCGAACCTACAGCCTCCCCTTTAAATGGGAGGGAACCAATCACATTGTGTACAATGGATCACTTTATTACAACAAATATCAGAGCAACATTATTGTCAAGTACAGTTTCGATACAGGCACTGTGCTGGCCCAGCGAGCCTTGGAGTTTGCTGGCTTCCATAACATGTATCCATATACATGGGGAGGATATTCTGACATCGATGTCATGGCTGATGAACTGGGAATGTGGGTTGTGTACGCGACAAATCAAAATGCTGGAAATGTTGTCGTCTCTCAGATTGACCCTGACACCTTACAGGTCTTGAAAACATGGAACACAGAATACTCAAAAAGAAATGCCGGTGAATCATTCATGATCTGTGGGACACTCTACATCACTAACTCTCACCTGTCAGGAGCAAAGGTTTACTACGCCTTCTCCACCAAGACTTCAACTTATGAATACATGGACATTCCTTTCCACAACCAGTACTTTCACATCTCCATGCTTGACTACAATGCCAGAGAGAGATCACTGTACGCTTGGAATAACGGACACCAGGTAATATTTAATGTCACCCTCTTTCATGTCATAAAAACTGATGATTACTCTTAG